From Chloroflexota bacterium, one genomic window encodes:
- a CDS encoding elongation factor G yields the protein MKEYGPDRIHTIGLFGHGGAGKTTLAEALLFASKALPRMGRVEDGSTVSDYDPDEVKRHASINLSVIPIEWNGNKFNFIDVPGYADFRGEAAAALRVIDGMVLVLDAAGGVEVGAELLWQMAREANIPRVVFINKLDRENANFQRTVEQAKGLLSEAITPVHMPIGSGANFKGIVSLRKRKAWLHHNGKDGAYEIAEIPAEIRQEALQMADGLIEKIAMTNDHLIEEYLEGGADALSAEEIRQGFQAAINAHTIMPLFIGSATTLSGIPQLLDGILDAIPSAANRLTTAHDLRNDDDYFLEGKADEPLSALVFKTLVDQYVGRLSFFRVFSGEIHSNSVVRNARTGREERIGQLFQMRGKEQMPVSSVSAGDLGAVAKLADTLSGDTLYGPDNPLRLRSVSYPEAAFTAKVTPHSKNDLDKLGNALHRIVEEDPTLHLGRDIQTGETLLAGLSETHLNFVAERVKRKFDVHFDLAIPSVPYRERISSTATATYRHKKQTGGAGQFAEISLRLEPLPTDPNRADPLEFVSEIVGGVVSRSFWPAIEKGIRESMALGVLSGHPVIDVKAAIYDGKEHPVDSKEIAFKTAGKFAFREAARKANPVIIEPIYALKINVPDEYVGDILSDLNGNKRGRVQGMEQIGHSRTLITAHVPLAECQRYATDLRSITQGRGDFVMWLDHYDDVPHSVAQTIIANSKQQHDDDE from the coding sequence ATGAAAGAGTACGGTCCGGATCGTATCCACACAATTGGCCTCTTTGGCCATGGCGGTGCTGGCAAAACTACCCTCGCTGAAGCACTACTTTTCGCCAGCAAAGCTCTCCCACGGATGGGTCGCGTCGAAGATGGCTCGACGGTTAGCGATTACGACCCCGATGAAGTCAAGCGCCATGCCTCAATTAACCTCTCGGTGATTCCGATCGAATGGAATGGTAACAAGTTCAATTTTATCGATGTGCCTGGCTATGCCGATTTTCGGGGTGAAGCCGCTGCCGCGCTCCGTGTGATCGATGGGATGGTGCTGGTGCTCGATGCGGCTGGCGGGGTGGAAGTTGGCGCAGAATTGCTTTGGCAAATGGCTCGTGAGGCGAATATCCCACGGGTCGTTTTTATTAACAAGCTTGATCGCGAAAATGCCAACTTTCAACGTACTGTCGAACAAGCCAAGGGGCTGTTGAGCGAGGCAATCACGCCGGTGCATATGCCAATCGGCAGCGGAGCCAATTTCAAGGGTATCGTGTCGCTGCGCAAACGCAAAGCATGGCTGCATCATAATGGCAAAGATGGCGCTTACGAAATTGCCGAAATTCCCGCCGAAATTCGCCAAGAAGCGCTGCAAATGGCCGATGGCTTGATCGAAAAAATCGCCATGACCAACGACCACCTGATCGAAGAGTATTTGGAAGGCGGAGCCGATGCCCTGAGTGCCGAGGAAATTCGCCAAGGCTTCCAGGCGGCGATCAATGCGCATACGATTATGCCGCTGTTTATTGGCTCGGCCACCACGCTTTCAGGCATTCCCCAGTTGCTCGATGGGATTCTCGATGCGATTCCTTCGGCGGCCAATCGCTTGACGACCGCCCATGATTTGCGCAACGATGACGATTATTTCCTTGAAGGCAAAGCTGATGAACCACTCAGCGCTCTAGTGTTCAAAACCTTGGTTGACCAATATGTTGGGCGCTTGAGTTTCTTTCGCGTGTTTAGCGGCGAAATTCATTCCAACTCGGTGGTGCGTAATGCTCGTACAGGCCGCGAAGAGCGGATTGGTCAGCTCTTTCAGATGCGCGGCAAGGAGCAAATGCCTGTCTCCTCGGTTAGCGCTGGCGATTTGGGAGCTGTGGCCAAACTCGCTGATACGCTCAGCGGCGACACCCTCTACGGCCCCGATAATCCCTTACGTTTGCGCAGCGTCAGCTACCCCGAAGCTGCTTTTACTGCCAAAGTTACGCCCCACTCCAAAAACGATCTCGACAAGTTGGGCAATGCCTTGCATCGGATCGTCGAAGAAGACCCTACCTTGCACCTCGGACGCGACATCCAAACTGGCGAAACCTTGCTGGCTGGTTTGAGCGAAACCCACCTAAATTTTGTGGCCGAACGAGTCAAACGCAAATTCGATGTGCATTTTGATTTGGCAATACCCAGCGTGCCCTATCGCGAACGCATCAGCAGCACAGCTACGGCCACCTATCGCCACAAAAAACAAACTGGCGGCGCTGGCCAATTTGCCGAAATTTCGCTGCGGCTTGAACCATTGCCAACTGACCCGAATCGCGCTGATCCATTGGAATTTGTCAGTGAAATTGTGGGTGGCGTGGTTTCACGGTCGTTCTGGCCAGCAATTGAAAAGGGTATCCGTGAATCGATGGCCTTGGGCGTGCTGTCTGGGCATCCAGTGATCGACGTGAAAGCAGCGATTTACGATGGCAAGGAACATCCGGTCGATAGCAAAGAAATTGCCTTCAAAACGGCAGGTAAATTTGCCTTCCGCGAGGCCGCGCGTAAAGCCAACCCAGTTATTATCGAGCCAATTTATGCCTTGAAAATCAATGTGCCCGATGAATATGTTGGCGATATTCTGAGCGATTTGAATGGCAACAAACGTGGGCGCGTCCAAGGGATGGAGCAAATCGGCCATAGTCGCACCTTGATCACAGCCCATGTGCCATTAGCTGAATGCCAGCGCTACGCCACCGATTTGCGCTCAATTACCCAAGGCCGTGGCGATTTTGTGATGTGGCTTGATCATTATGATGATGTGCCACATAGCGTTGCTCAAACGATCATCGCCAACTCCAAACAGCAACACGACGATGATGAGTAG
- a CDS encoding NADH-dependent flavin oxidoreductase — protein sequence MSLFEPYTLPVSGVTLPNRLVLAPMTTYSGTPEGQISPGEVALLQRRAAGGFGTVITAACYVDRAGQAFINQWGCDNDDKLDSLRQAASAIKAEGAIAILQIHDGGRMADPKVLIEPAPRSASAVAAERQGYLEPRAMSAAEVEKSIADFAAAAKRAAVAGFDGVEIHGANTYLIQQFFSPHSNRRDDEWGGDLERRLRYPITLAKAVREAVGDAFIVGYRFSPEEIENPGITIEDTLVLVDRLADCRLDYLHISLGNYAAGSMRNPESTQRLSPLVIEKLAGRVPLMAVGGIETPEQAELPLSDGAELVALGRVALWEPDWPNKVKAGRSDLRQALPAKDGDVICSLPKPLYDVLVQRAGWVKVAAE from the coding sequence ATGTCATTGTTCGAGCCATATACGCTGCCGGTTAGCGGTGTTACCCTGCCCAATCGCCTCGTTCTCGCCCCCATGACCACCTATTCAGGCACGCCTGAAGGCCAAATTAGTCCAGGTGAAGTGGCGTTATTGCAACGCCGTGCCGCTGGCGGCTTTGGAACCGTTATCACTGCCGCTTGCTATGTTGATCGGGCTGGTCAAGCCTTTATCAATCAATGGGGCTGCGATAATGATGATAAACTCGATTCATTACGTCAAGCAGCTAGCGCGATCAAGGCCGAAGGGGCAATTGCTATTCTGCAAATTCACGATGGCGGACGCATGGCTGATCCCAAGGTGTTAATCGAGCCAGCGCCACGCTCAGCCTCAGCCGTTGCCGCCGAACGCCAAGGCTACCTTGAACCCCGCGCAATGAGTGCTGCTGAAGTTGAAAAAAGCATCGCCGATTTTGCCGCTGCGGCCAAACGTGCAGCAGTCGCTGGCTTCGATGGTGTTGAAATCCATGGGGCAAACACCTATTTGATTCAGCAATTTTTCTCGCCACACTCCAACCGCCGTGACGACGAGTGGGGTGGCGATTTGGAACGGCGCTTGCGCTATCCAATTACTTTAGCCAAAGCTGTGCGCGAAGCCGTTGGCGATGCATTCATCGTGGGCTATCGCTTCTCGCCAGAAGAGATCGAAAATCCAGGCATTACGATTGAAGATACTTTGGTTTTGGTGGATCGTTTGGCCGATTGCCGTTTGGATTATTTGCATATTTCGTTGGGCAATTATGCCGCTGGCTCCATGCGCAACCCCGAATCAACTCAACGGCTCAGCCCTTTGGTAATTGAAAAATTAGCTGGGCGAGTGCCATTGATGGCAGTTGGTGGGATCGAAACGCCTGAACAAGCCGAATTGCCATTAAGCGATGGCGCTGAATTGGTTGCCCTTGGCCGAGTAGCATTGTGGGAGCCAGATTGGCCCAATAAAGTTAAAGCTGGTCGCAGCGATTTGCGCCAAGCCTTGCCTGCCAAAGATGGTGATGTGATTTGTAGTTTGCCCAAGCCGTTGTATGACGTTTTAGTCCAACGCGCTGGCTGGGTCAAAGTCGCCGCCGAGTAG
- a CDS encoding zinc metallopeptidase: protein MIFDPLYFVFAIPGMLFAFWAQWYVKSTFSKYANVANMHNMNGFAVAQRLMNAEGLNYVRVNQVAGQLTDFYNPADKSINISQSSVNPSVAAMAVVAHELGHALQDREGYAMLRLRSSIVGIANIGSNIGTWLVMLGLMFGAASRSGGIGFTMALIGLVLFAGAVLFTLVTLPVEFNASSRAKKMLIANGLVSPQDQAAVSKVLNAAAWTYVAAAAQSILTFAYFAFRVFGGRRD from the coding sequence ATGATCTTCGACCCTTTGTATTTCGTTTTTGCCATCCCTGGTATGTTGTTTGCTTTCTGGGCACAGTGGTATGTCAAATCGACATTTAGCAAATATGCCAATGTGGCCAATATGCACAACATGAATGGCTTTGCGGTGGCTCAACGTTTGATGAACGCTGAAGGCCTAAACTATGTGCGGGTCAATCAAGTTGCTGGCCAGCTAACCGATTTCTACAATCCTGCCGATAAGTCGATCAATATTTCGCAATCGTCGGTTAACCCTTCGGTCGCGGCGATGGCAGTTGTTGCCCACGAATTGGGCCACGCACTGCAAGACCGCGAAGGCTATGCCATGTTGCGCTTGCGCAGCTCAATCGTTGGCATTGCTAACATTGGTAGCAATATTGGTACGTGGCTGGTGATGTTGGGCTTGATGTTTGGTGCTGCTTCACGTAGTGGCGGCATTGGCTTTACCATGGCCTTGATTGGCTTAGTGCTGTTTGCTGGCGCAGTGCTCTTTACCTTGGTAACACTGCCTGTTGAATTCAACGCTTCAAGCCGCGCCAAAAAAATGCTGATCGCCAATGGCTTGGTTAGCCCGCAAGATCAAGCGGCGGTTTCCAAAGTGTTGAATGCTGCTGCTTGGACTTATGTTGCGGCTGCGGCGCAATCAATTTTGACCTTTGCCTACTTTGCATTTCGGGTTTTTGGCGGTCGCCGCGACTAA
- the recG gene encoding ATP-dependent DNA helicase RecG — MQANQHIIELGKTLAAEEKAGCDDTATDHGISLFLREWQAQHPQALHEPVVQGVLDALDGYSDLSHAEREARLSVALDRLRNLFRKQPKAPAEPVGAVPPIDTLLKTLQGIGPSTARSFAKLDVHTLEDLLYHVPHRYDDFSKRKQICDLVVGETDTVIVTVDAIKSFNAKGRQGVEITVGDDTGVLKASWFRGTWMAKQFREGMRIVLSGKVSMFRELKSMSNPQWEPFVEDDLVHTGRLVPVHPLTKGLQDRNARQVIKRVVDAVTPTLTDPLPIELRERAGLLPLGVAISQIHFPDSWAMVQRARQRLGFDEFLYIQLGVLQRKRLYQGVQGQPIAFNQAIHDAYLSSLPFALTNAQTRTFNEICRDLERPVPMTRLVQGDVGSGKTAVAAAALVQAVAAGFQGAMMAPTEILAEQHYRGLKKLLANVKIPGRETNSNGDWRDELDQEKRNRLAQIKQLLMLADEPEPEPGGIRVALLTGSLKARQRREALKLIADGEVDIIIGTHALIQANVDYQALGLAVVDEQHRFGVEQREALKRKGFNPHLLVMTATPIPRSLALTIYGDLDVSVIDERPPGRQPIRTKWITSGERNKAYKHMRKEIAAGRQAFVICPLVEESEKLEDVKSAIVEQEHLQHEIFPDLKVGLIHGRMTSSEKDTIMAQFRDREFDILVATAVVEVGIDIPNATTIMIEGAERFGLAQLHQFRGRVGRGSHQSFCVLVSDKEDNDVTVARLSSMEESEDGFRLAEIDLELRGPGEFFGIRQSGTPDLKVAQLTDTRLLHAARIEAERILKLDPELELPEHAKIREKLQAFWAGMETQSN, encoded by the coding sequence ATGCAAGCAAATCAGCATATTATTGAACTTGGCAAAACCTTGGCCGCCGAAGAAAAGGCGGGCTGCGACGATACTGCAACCGACCACGGTATCAGCCTATTTCTGCGTGAATGGCAGGCCCAACATCCCCAAGCCTTGCACGAACCAGTTGTGCAGGGCGTGCTTGATGCACTCGATGGCTACTCCGATTTGAGCCATGCCGAACGTGAGGCTCGCTTGAGCGTTGCACTTGATCGGCTACGCAATTTATTTCGCAAACAGCCCAAAGCTCCGGCTGAACCCGTGGGTGCTGTACCGCCAATCGATACCTTGCTGAAAACTTTGCAAGGCATTGGGCCAAGCACCGCCCGTTCATTCGCCAAACTTGATGTGCATACGCTCGAAGATTTGCTTTATCACGTGCCGCATCGCTACGACGATTTTAGCAAACGCAAGCAGATTTGTGATTTGGTGGTGGGCGAAACCGATACGGTGATTGTAACCGTCGATGCGATCAAAAGTTTCAATGCCAAAGGCCGTCAAGGTGTGGAAATTACCGTCGGCGACGATACAGGCGTGCTCAAGGCTTCGTGGTTTCGTGGTACGTGGATGGCCAAGCAATTTCGTGAGGGCATGCGGATTGTGCTCAGTGGCAAAGTTAGTATGTTCCGCGAACTGAAATCGATGAGCAATCCCCAGTGGGAGCCATTTGTTGAGGACGATTTGGTGCATACTGGCCGACTTGTGCCTGTCCATCCCCTCACTAAAGGCCTGCAAGATCGCAATGCCCGTCAAGTGATTAAACGGGTTGTTGATGCAGTGACCCCAACCTTGACCGACCCATTGCCGATTGAACTACGTGAACGAGCTGGATTATTGCCCTTGGGTGTTGCCATCAGCCAAATTCATTTCCCTGATAGCTGGGCGATGGTGCAACGCGCCCGCCAACGCTTGGGCTTTGATGAATTTTTGTATATTCAGCTGGGCGTATTACAGCGCAAACGGCTGTACCAAGGCGTGCAAGGCCAGCCAATTGCTTTTAATCAAGCGATTCATGATGCCTACCTGAGCAGTTTACCCTTTGCCTTGACCAATGCCCAAACCCGAACGTTTAACGAAATTTGCCGTGATCTGGAGCGACCAGTGCCCATGACGCGGCTGGTGCAGGGCGATGTTGGTTCGGGCAAAACGGCGGTGGCGGCGGCTGCATTGGTGCAGGCAGTTGCTGCGGGCTTTCAAGGGGCGATGATGGCTCCGACCGAAATTTTGGCCGAGCAACATTATCGCGGGCTGAAAAAACTACTCGCCAATGTCAAAATTCCTGGCCGCGAAACCAACAGCAACGGTGATTGGCGCGATGAACTTGATCAAGAAAAACGTAATCGCCTCGCCCAAATTAAGCAATTATTGATGCTGGCCGACGAGCCAGAACCAGAGCCAGGTGGCATTCGGGTTGCCCTGCTAACGGGCAGTCTCAAAGCTCGCCAACGTCGCGAAGCGCTCAAACTGATCGCTGATGGCGAAGTTGATATTATCATTGGAACCCATGCATTGATTCAAGCTAACGTCGATTATCAGGCACTGGGCTTGGCGGTGGTCGATGAGCAACATCGCTTTGGAGTTGAGCAACGCGAGGCACTCAAACGCAAGGGCTTCAATCCACATCTGTTGGTGATGACTGCCACGCCAATTCCGCGCTCGTTGGCCTTGACGATTTATGGCGATCTTGATGTTTCGGTGATCGACGAACGCCCGCCAGGTCGCCAGCCAATTCGCACCAAATGGATCACATCGGGCGAACGCAACAAAGCCTACAAACATATGCGCAAGGAGATTGCGGCTGGTCGCCAAGCCTTCGTGATTTGTCCGTTGGTTGAGGAAAGCGAAAAACTCGAAGATGTAAAATCAGCGATTGTTGAGCAAGAGCATTTACAACACGAGATTTTCCCTGATCTCAAAGTGGGCTTGATTCATGGTCGCATGACTTCGAGCGAAAAAGACACAATTATGGCCCAGTTTCGTGATCGCGAATTCGATATTTTGGTGGCGACGGCAGTGGTTGAAGTGGGGATTGATATTCCTAATGCCACGACGATTATGATCGAAGGTGCTGAGCGCTTTGGTTTAGCCCAATTACACCAATTTCGCGGGCGGGTTGGGCGGGGCAGCCATCAATCGTTTTGTGTGTTGGTTAGCGACAAAGAAGATAACGATGTTACGGTGGCCCGGCTTTCGTCGATGGAAGAGAGCGAAGATGGCTTTCGCTTAGCTGAAATTGACCTTGAATTGCGTGGGCCAGGTGAGTTTTTTGGCATTCGCCAGAGCGGCACGCCTGATCTTAAAGTTGCCCAGTTGACCGATACGCGCTTGCTGCATGCGGCACGGATTGAGGCTGAACGAATATTGAAGCTTGATCCTGAATTGGAATTGCCTGAGCATGCCAAAATTCGTGAAAAATTACAAGCTTTTTGGGCGGGTATGGAAACCCAAAGCAACTAG
- a CDS encoding ABC transporter ATP-binding protein/permease, giving the protein MNGGGWRGFVRANEDEQPTISRMLLQRVWGYARPYRGGIIVVLITIFIGTLLDRITPLLVRHLIDVAIPERNLGRLNLVAVGLVAIPLIGGLLDILQRRHSSLVGEGIIFDLRRALYSHMQRMSLRFFTSTKSGELVSRLNNDVVGSQRAVTGTLITLITNVITVSITLFIMLTIEWRLTLLALLVLPLFMLPARRVGRIVRNLTRSQMQANGEMNALMGETLNVSGALLVKIFGRRNDEVAKFSQHAGEVRDLGIRTALVMRSFFVMVGLVSAVGVTSVYWFGGYLAITSDNFSTGDIIALALYLPGLYGAISTLVNTRVELASSLVSFERVFEILDLPLEIVDAKQPQMLQTIRGEVQFEHVWFRYQADEINSLSSRDGQETTVISPITTREWALSDIDFIAKPGQLVALVGPSGAGKTSLTYLLPRLYDPSRGRVLIDGIDVRELELDSLGQAIGMVTQETFLFHESLRANLRYAKPDATDVELEAACRAANIHDLIASLPNGYDTVVGERGYRFSGGEKQRIAIARVILKNPRILVLDEATSALDSRSEALIQAALQPLLKDRTSIVIAHRLSTILAADLILVVDQGRVLERGTHSELLAQDGLYAQLYQTQFKEREQLRDQLLGVGDREI; this is encoded by the coding sequence ATGAATGGTGGAGGCTGGCGAGGGTTTGTTCGCGCCAATGAGGACGAACAACCCACCATCAGCCGCATGTTGTTGCAGCGCGTATGGGGTTATGCCAGACCCTATCGCGGCGGCATCATTGTGGTCTTAATTACAATTTTCATCGGAACCTTGTTGGATCGGATTACGCCGTTGTTGGTACGCCATTTGATCGATGTGGCGATTCCAGAACGTAATTTGGGGCGCTTAAATCTAGTTGCTGTTGGCTTAGTCGCAATTCCCTTGATCGGCGGTTTGCTGGATATTTTGCAGCGTCGCCATTCATCGTTAGTTGGCGAAGGAATTATTTTTGATTTGCGGCGGGCATTGTATAGCCATATGCAGCGCATGAGCTTGCGTTTTTTCACCAGCACCAAATCAGGCGAGTTGGTTTCGCGGCTTAATAACGATGTGGTTGGTTCGCAACGGGCGGTTACTGGCACGCTGATCACGTTAATCACCAATGTCATTACCGTTAGCATCACGCTGTTTATTATGTTGACGATCGAATGGCGTTTAACCTTATTGGCCTTGTTGGTATTGCCATTGTTTATGCTGCCAGCCCGCCGTGTTGGGCGCATTGTGCGCAACTTGACCCGCTCGCAAATGCAGGCCAACGGCGAAATGAATGCCTTGATGGGCGAGACCTTGAATGTTAGCGGTGCATTGTTGGTCAAGATTTTTGGGCGGCGCAACGATGAAGTCGCCAAATTTAGCCAACATGCTGGCGAAGTGCGCGACCTCGGCATTCGCACCGCCTTGGTCATGCGCTCGTTTTTTGTGATGGTTGGCTTGGTCAGCGCAGTTGGCGTGACCTCAGTTTATTGGTTTGGCGGCTATCTCGCAATCACCTCGGATAATTTTAGCACTGGCGATATTATTGCTTTGGCCTTGTATTTGCCTGGTTTGTATGGCGCAATTTCCACGTTGGTCAATACGCGGGTCGAATTAGCTTCATCATTGGTTTCATTCGAGCGCGTATTTGAAATTCTCGATTTGCCGTTAGAAATTGTTGATGCCAAACAACCCCAAATGCTGCAAACTATTCGCGGCGAAGTGCAATTTGAGCATGTTTGGTTTCGCTATCAGGCCGATGAGATCAATAGTCTCAGTTCGCGCGATGGTCAAGAAACCACTGTTATCAGCCCAATTACTACCCGTGAATGGGCGTTGAGCGATATTGATTTTATCGCTAAACCAGGCCAATTGGTGGCTTTGGTCGGGCCATCCGGTGCGGGCAAAACGAGCCTAACCTATTTGTTGCCACGTTTGTACGACCCTAGTCGGGGCCGCGTGTTGATTGATGGAATTGATGTTCGCGAGTTGGAGCTTGATAGTCTTGGCCAAGCGATTGGCATGGTCACCCAGGAAACATTTCTCTTTCACGAGAGCTTGCGGGCTAATTTGCGCTATGCTAAACCCGATGCCACTGATGTGGAATTAGAGGCCGCTTGTCGCGCTGCCAATATCCACGATTTGATTGCCAGCCTGCCCAATGGCTATGATACTGTGGTTGGCGAACGTGGTTATCGCTTCTCGGGTGGCGAAAAACAACGGATTGCAATCGCCCGTGTGATTCTCAAAAACCCACGAATTTTGGTGCTTGACGAGGCGACCTCGGCGCTCGATTCACGCTCAGAAGCATTAATTCAGGCTGCGCTACAACCATTGCTCAAAGATCGCACCAGTATTGTGATTGCCCACCGGCTTTCAACAATTCTGGCGGCTGACTTGATTTTGGTGGTCGATCAAGGGCGGGTGCTCGAACGTGGCACGCATAGCGAGTTGCTAGCCCAGGATGGTTTGTACGCCCAGCTCTATCAAACCCAATTTAAGGAGCGGGAACAGCTTAGGGATCAGTTGTTGGGGGTCGGGGATCGGGAAATTTAA
- a CDS encoding protein kinase: MNQTLVNRYQILATLGQGGMATVYRARDLLLKRDVALKLLRPEFANNPSLSQQFSTEAQTAAQLSHPHIARIFDVGYDPSSGPFFVQELIEGQSLDQLLPVAAPQSLTWTREIALALAAIHQQGYVHCDVKPQNIRINADGHAILLDFGIVQAIGTTNADQVYGTPQYIAPERAEGGATTEASDIYALGIMLYELLTGRVPLDGDSAWAIVQRHLNEGVPALRQALPGTATAIENLIKRATEREPSQRFASAQALAGEIESIQQGANSATIAMPVRQRSTVSIHNMETTAVRVPPKTAALVQAKPQPMPTKALLANPKPAAKKQIGLTLAALAFVVLIAIAFAKLSGDPQQPSASGNATTVAQPSATLVPIAEATSTIVAETTSAPAPEPTIASQPFPSMPNFVGLKRGEAEQQARQLGLKINFIEEANEQAKDRILSQEPAAGSPIAENSQITLVIAVKEAKKPKPPGPGKGNDDDDD, from the coding sequence ATGAATCAAACGCTGGTAAATCGCTATCAGATTTTAGCAACGCTTGGCCAAGGTGGCATGGCGACGGTTTATCGTGCCCGTGATTTGTTGCTCAAGCGCGATGTGGCCTTAAAGCTTTTACGGCCTGAGTTTGCCAATAATCCTAGCTTGAGCCAGCAATTTAGCACCGAAGCTCAAACCGCCGCCCAATTGAGCCATCCCCATATTGCACGAATTTTCGATGTTGGCTACGATCCAAGCAGCGGGCCGTTTTTTGTGCAAGAGCTGATCGAGGGCCAAAGCCTTGATCAATTGTTGCCCGTTGCCGCGCCCCAATCCCTGACATGGACGCGTGAAATTGCCCTAGCCTTGGCCGCGATTCATCAACAAGGCTATGTGCATTGCGATGTAAAACCGCAAAATATTCGTATCAATGCCGATGGCCATGCCATTTTGCTCGATTTTGGGATTGTGCAAGCTATCGGTACAACCAACGCTGATCAAGTTTATGGCACGCCTCAATATATCGCGCCTGAACGGGCCGAGGGTGGTGCAACCACCGAGGCCAGCGATATTTATGCCTTGGGAATCATGTTATATGAGCTATTGACAGGGCGGGTGCCGCTTGATGGCGATTCGGCGTGGGCAATTGTGCAACGCCATTTGAATGAAGGTGTGCCCGCCTTGCGTCAAGCCTTGCCTGGCACCGCCACCGCAATTGAGAATTTGATCAAGCGTGCGACTGAGCGCGAGCCAAGCCAGCGTTTTGCCTCAGCCCAAGCCTTGGCTGGCGAGATCGAGAGCATTCAACAGGGAGCAAATTCGGCCACGATCGCCATGCCAGTGCGCCAACGCTCAACTGTTTCGATTCACAATATGGAAACCACAGCGGTGCGCGTGCCTCCTAAAACTGCGGCTTTGGTGCAGGCCAAGCCTCAGCCAATGCCAACCAAAGCCTTGCTTGCCAACCCCAAACCTGCCGCCAAAAAACAAATTGGCCTAACGTTGGCAGCCTTGGCCTTTGTAGTGCTGATTGCTATCGCCTTTGCCAAACTCAGTGGCGATCCCCAACAACCAAGCGCTAGCGGCAATGCAACGACTGTTGCTCAACCAAGTGCTACGCTTGTGCCAATAGCTGAAGCAACGTCAACGATTGTGGCCGAGACCACCAGCGCCCCAGCTCCCGAACCAACCATCGCCAGCCAACCTTTCCCAAGCATGCCCAATTTTGTTGGGCTAAAACGTGGCGAGGCCGAGCAGCAAGCACGCCAATTGGGGCTAAAAATTAATTTTATCGAAGAAGCCAACGAACAAGCCAAAGATCGGATTTTGAGCCAAGAGCCAGCCGCTGGTAGCCCAATCGCCGAAAATAGCCAAATTACTTTGGTGATTGCGGTCAAAGAAGCCAAAAAGCCTAAGCCACCTGGCCCAGGCAAAGGCAACGATGACGATGACGATTAG
- the rpsT gene encoding 30S ribosomal protein S20: MANTASARKRIRTNARRHNRNVMVRSALKTLVKKSAQSVNAKNEASKESLAAALKALDQAAAKGIIHKNQAARRKSRLVRRFNIANGIGTRTTVQ, from the coding sequence TTGGCTAATACAGCTTCCGCCCGCAAACGTATTCGGACAAATGCTCGCCGCCATAACCGCAACGTCATGGTGCGCTCAGCACTCAAAACCTTGGTCAAAAAATCAGCCCAAAGCGTCAATGCTAAAAACGAAGCTAGCAAAGAATCATTGGCAGCAGCGTTGAAGGCGCTTGATCAAGCAGCCGCTAAAGGCATCATTCACAAAAACCAAGCTGCCCGCCGTAAATCACGGTTGGTTCGCCGCTTTAACATTGCTAACGGCATCGGCACTCGCACCACTGTGCAATAA